One window of Marmota flaviventris isolate mMarFla1 chromosome 5, mMarFla1.hap1, whole genome shotgun sequence genomic DNA carries:
- the LOC139705869 gene encoding olfactory receptor 2L13-like has translation MYFLLSQISLMDLMYISTTVPKMIYNFLSGHNSISFLDCGVQMFFINIACSEGLILASMAYDHFVAICHPLHYPVRMSKIMCLKMIIGTWILGSIHSLAYTTYALHLPYCRSRAINHFLCEIPSMMPLVCMDTLDYEYMLFVSAVLFLLLPFLGITASYGRVLFAVFHMRSKEGRKKAFTTCSTHLTVVIFYYTPFVYTYLRPKSFRSPTEDKNLAIFYTILTPMLNPIVYSLRNKEVLGAMRRVWGMHSSRKK, from the coding sequence atgtactttctcCTCAGCCAGATCTCCCTCATGGACCTGATGTACATCTCCACCACTGTCCCTAAGATGATATATAACTTCCTGTCTGGCCACAATAGCATCTCCTTCCTGGACTGTGGTGTGCAAATGTTCTTTATAAACATTGCATGTTCTGAAGGCTTAATCCTGGCCTCCATGGCCTATGACCactttgtggccatctgccacccccTCCACTATCCTGTCCGCATGAGTAAAATCATGTGTTTGAAGATGATCATAGGAACCTGGATACTGGGGTCCATTCATTCTCTGGCATATACCACCTATGCCCTTCACCTTCCTTATTGCAGGTCTAGGGCCATCAATCATTTCTTATGTGAGATCCCATCCATGATGCCTCTGGTCTGTATGGACACCTTGGACTATGAGTACATGCTGTTTGTGAGTGCAGTCctgtttctcctccttcctttccttggcATCACGGCCTCCTATGGACGGGTCCTTTTTGCTGTCTTCCACATGCGCTCaaaagaggggagaaaaaaggCCTTTACCACGTGCTCCACACATTTAACTGTGGTGATATTTTACTACACACCTTTTGTCTACACTTATCTCCGTCCCAAGAGTTTCCGCTCACCCACAGAAGATAAGAACCTGGCTATCTTCTACACCATCCTAACCCCCATGCTCAATCCCATtgtctacagcctgaggaacaaggaagTCCTGGGGGCCATGAGGAGAGTGTGGGGGATGCACTCCTCCAGGAAAAAATGA
- the LOC139705870 gene encoding olfactory receptor 2L13-like, with product MEKWNQTSNDFILLGLFPQNQTGLLLLLLIISVFVLACLGNSGMTALIFLDPRLHTPMYFLLSQLSLMDLMYISTTVPKMVYNFLSGQKSISFLSCGVQSFFFATMASSEGLLLASMAYDRFVAICHPLHYHIYMSKRMCVKMILGSWTLGSFNGLVHTVYTLHLPYCRTRTINHFYCDIPAMLLLVCMDTWVYEYMIFFSAVLVLLLPFLGIMASYGRVLFAVFHMRSKEGRKKAFTTCSTHLTVVTFYYAPFVYTYLRPKNVRSPEEDKNMAVFYTILTPMLNPIIYSLRNKEVLGAMGRVCGMFSPRKK from the coding sequence ATGGAGAAATGGAACCAAActtcaaatgattttattttgttggggctgtttccccaaaaccaaactGGCCTACTTCTCTTGCTCCTGATCATCTCTGTGTTTGTTCTCGCCTGTTTGGGGAACTCAGGAATGACTGCCCTCATTTTCTTGGACCCGcggctccacacccccatgtactttctcctcagccagctctccctcatGGACCTGATGTACATCTCTACCACAGTCCCCAAAATGGTGTACAACTTCCTCTCTGGCCAGAAAAGTATCTCCTTCTTGAGTTGTGGTGTACAAAGCTTCTTCTTTGCGACCATGGCAAGTTCTGAAGGCTTACTCCTCGCCtcaatggcctatgaccgctttgtggccatctgtcaccccctcCATTATCACATATATATGAGCAAAAGAATGTGTGTGAAGATGATCTTGGGGTCCTGGACACTAGGTTCCTTCAATGGCCTAGTCCACACTGTGTATACACTTCATCTTCCATACTGCAGGACCAGGACCATCAATCATTTCTACTGTGACATCCCAGCCATGTTGCTTCTTGTCTGTATGGACACCTGGGTCTATgagtacatgattttttttagtgcAGTCCtggtcctcctccttcctttccttggcATCATGGCCTCCTATGGACGGGTCCTTTTTGCTGTCTTCCACATGCGttcaaaagagggaagaaaaaaggcCTTCACCACGTGCTCCACACATTTAACTGTGGTGACATTTTACTATGCTCCTTTTGTCTACACTTATCTCCGTCCCAAGAATGTCCGCTCACCAGAAGAAGATAAGAACATGGCTGTCTTCTACACCATCCTCACGCCCATGCTCAACCccatcatctacagcctgaggaacaaggaggtgCTGGGGGCCATGGGAAGAGTGTGTGGGATGTTCTCCCCCAGGAAGAAGTGA